The Sulfolobus islandicus Y.N.15.51 sequence GCCCGGGGCTACTGGGTATAGTTGTGTAAGAAAATATGTAAGCAGAAGGTTAAAAGTCTTCATCAAGACTCACCTGGAACCTTGAAGCGTGGAGTTGTTTGAGATGATATGAGTAATGCCTTATCACCGACATGGGCCTGAACTTCCAACGCGAATTACTTTCATGGATCGAAACGTAGAGATAGACCTCCAAGGAGCGAAGAGAGGGAAAGTAACCTCCGAGCTCCTCCTCGAACCTAGCCAGGATCGAGTTGAAACTCTCCGACGTGTTATTAGTGTAGAGGTAGTGTCTAATCTCCCTGGGGAAGTTGAGAAAGGAACAATAGGGGCTACCAGTTATAGTTGTGGTAGCAAAAGGTGAAAAATAATGACAAAAAGTAAAAATAACCCCGGAAGGGGTAATACCATAAGGGAGAGTAATACCATGAAGGTAATGGAAGAAATAAGAGAAAAGATAAGAAAGGCAATCAAAGAAGGAGTTAGCCTAAGGGAAATAGAGGAGATAATCTTGCAAGAGGCCATGATGGAAGAGAGGGAAGCCTACCTAGAAGTTGAGGACGACCACAAGAACGGGACCTACTTCAGATATCTGGGAACCGGAGACGGAGTATTAAGACTCAGAGTACCGAGAACCAGAAAGGGTGGCTTCAGACCCAAGATCCTTCCGGAGAAGTACGAGAGGACCAGCCCAGATTACGAGGACTTCCTCCAGCAGCCTATCAGGCATGACTCCAAGTCAAGGCCGTGTTAGCAGCCAAGGGAATACCGTATAGTGAGATCGTAATGAATCGGGTTGCCGAGAGAATATCCAACAAACTCAAGGAATACAAGAGCCGCGAACTACCTCACGATCTCCTAGCCCTTTACATCGATGTGAAGATCGTAAAGGTCAGAATCAGCGAGTCGATCATGGAGAGAGCCATTTACATTGCCATAGGAGTTGACTTAGAAGGGAATAAGTTCGTCTTGGACTACGAAGTTAGGGATAGGGAGGACTTGGACGGTTGGAAGTCCTTCTTGAGCGGACTCGTAAGCAGGGGAGTCAGCAGGGTTGACGTAATCGTGAGCGATGACTTCTCTGGACTCGATCGCGTCGTGTCCACGCTCTTTCCCTCCTCTCAACACCAGCTCTGTATAACACACATGGTTAGGAACCTCATGAGGGTCCTCCCAGACAAGGAGAAGGAGGAACTAATGATTAGAGTTAGGGATCTAAAGTCCTCCAGGAAGGTGGAGGAGGGAAGGAAGGCTATATTGTCCCTCAGCCAACTTGTCCAACCCTTTTCTCCAGCTCGAGCCAAGAGGCTTCTTGACGCTGCTGACAAGTATTGTTCCTTTCTCAACTTCCCCAGGGAGATTAGACACTACCTCTACACTAATAACACGTCGGAGAGTTTCAACTCGATCCTGGCTAGGTTCGAGGAGGAGCTCGGAGGTTACTTTCCCTCTCTTCGCTCCTTGGAGGTCTATCTCTACGTTTCGATCCATGAAAGTAATTCGCGTTGGAAGTTCAGGCCCATGTCGGTGATAAGGCATTACTCATATCATCTCAAACAACTCCACGCTTCAAGGTTCCAGGTGAGTCTTGATGAAGACTTTTAACCTTCTGCTTACATATTTTCTCACACAACTATACCCAGTAGCCCCGGGAAAAGATTGTAGTCAGCGTATTAAAAACAGGTGCACCAGTTAACGTAGCTAGGAAGATAGCTTACATGACTGTCGGAAAAATATACATGGATGGAAAAGATAAGGTGACAGCAAGGGAATTAACAGGTATAATTCTAGGATTTCTAAAGAAGGAAAATGAGGAATGGTATAAGAACTGGATTATCTACGATAGGGCAGTCAAGAAGAGGGAGACTGAAAAAGAATTACAAAAATAAAAATAAAAAATATTTGTCTTTTAACTATTATCATCGCCTTGTGGATGGATAATGAGTAGTGGCTCATTACTAACGTTTAAATCTCCTCTAGGATCTTGGGATACTTGGAATAGTATTAATATTGAAACCTTATAGGACCCACTCGCTAAACTGACATGCTCACTATCATTTTCTGGTGTAAGAATTATAGTATGGTTGTTTATCTTCAATTCTACCGTGAAATTGCTGAAAACCTTTTGAAGTTTATCAGCATGGAGCAAATCTATTGTATATGTTCCATTAGATGAAATGTTGATCACTGCAGTAGCAGTTGTATTTCCCTTTTCCCCAGCAGATAGATTACCTAAGTTAATATATGCTGGTATTACTTGCGCTTGACCTTGTTGTTGACTTACCATGATATGGTATGATATATACGCTAGTGGTCCATAGCCCGCTACACCTGCAGTTGTTAGTCCCGCTACAAATGCACCCGCTATCACTAAGGCTAGTAGAGCCGTTTTCATTAAGATAATTTAAGTGTTTAGTTCTTTTAAGGATCACGTTTCAAAACGCGTTCCAATTAAAGTGAGACGGAAAAGAAACACCAAAACTTAATGAATCTCCGAATATAATAGCTTTATTTAGTAATTATTTCAAATATTAAGTTTGACTAAGATTTATCAAAATATTGTCAGTCATATTTATAATACTGACTTACCCTTAGTAGGAAGTCTTATTATTAATTAGCAAATTGAGAAACTGATAGAGCTCTAGTAGTCTATTTCCGTTGGACTAAAAATTTATAACTCCACATTTTATGTTTAATTTCAATACTTAAGAGGCAAGAGAAGTATGCGAAAGCGTTACCTCTTTCCATAAACTACAGAACTACGTAAAGAAAACATAAAACTAATAATCCTAGAACGCGAATGGAGGTTCAAAGTAGAGGAAATGGAAAAGTTAACGACCCTTAACTAAGTTAGGATAAATTGCAGTATCTTTATCCTTATATACCACCTTTCTCAACACCATTTAACTTCCCAATAATTGATTCAAATGTTACACAACTGAAATTTATAATGACTAAAGGTTCCTCACCATAATGTTATCATATGATTCAAAAAAAAATAAAACGTAAAATTTCCGTATTAAAAGAGAAAAGAAATACCACTAACTAAAATGATGTCATTTAAAAAAGACTTTTTACATATAGTTAATTTATGCAGAGGCTTTTTCTTCTTGAACAATTACCTCTTCTTCACTTACTTCCTCTAAACTCTTACCTTTAGTCTCCTTAACAGCTATTATAGTTACTATCGCGCCTAGTATTGATAGCACTGAAAGCATTAATAAAATATTCTTTATTCCTATCGAGGCCAAAAGCGTAGGGAATAGGTAAGTAGCTATTGCAGCCCCCAATTTACCTGATGCTGCACTAATCCCATGGCCAGTAGTCCTAGCCCTAGTTGGGTAAGTTTCAGCAGGGAGTACAAAGGTTGTAGTATTAGGACCAAAGTCTATGAAAAAGAATGATAGTGCATATATCAAGAATCCAAGTTCAGCTGGAATCGTTAAACCAATTACCTTAGTTCCACTAACTATTAAGAATGAGGAAACAACTGCATAAATTATACCCAGTAATATAAAGCCTTGTAACTGTATAATTTTTCTTCCTAACTTATCCATCAAGGCAACTGCCGTAAAGTAACCGAAGAATCCTGCCATGTATGGCAAACCTTGTTCTAATATTAAATTTGCTATACTACTGGGTTTCCCTAATATTAATTGAGTTATTGCACCAGAGTATATTCCAGTTCCATATAACGCTATATCAATGATAAACCATGAAACTGCAGTACCTATGAGTGTTAGCCAGTACTTAGATAGGAACTGTGACAAAGAAATCGGCTTTGAGTTAAATTTCTTTTCCTCAATTCTAGCACCTAGGAACTCGACAGCTTTCTTAGCCTCTTGTACGCTACCCTTCACTAACATTGAATATCTAGGAGTTTCTGGAGTTTTTCTTCTAAGATATAT is a genomic window containing:
- a CDS encoding MFS transporter, with product MDKGISKTPFASIDSLKLTFNHIKVWYTSGMGFFTDAYDLFIISAILDVLIQLHDPNFPLNSFTEGLLASSAIWTAVIGELVFGFLGDKIGRKAIYGFEAMLMAVGALLSAISPNIYWLIIFRSIMGLGIGGDYPISATIMSEYANVKDRGKLIALVFANQGLGSLAAVAIGIGSVLAFPLNISWRIMAAIGAIPAATVIYLRRKTPETPRYSMLVKGSVQEAKKAVEFLGARIEEKKFNSKPISLSQFLSKYWLTLIGTAVSWFIIDIALYGTGIYSGAITQLILGKPSSIANLILEQGLPYMAGFFGYFTAVALMDKLGRKIIQLQGFILLGIIYAVVSSFLIVSGTKVIGLTIPAELGFLIYALSFFFIDFGPNTTTFVLPAETYPTRARTTGHGISAASGKLGAAIATYLFPTLLASIGIKNILLMLSVLSILGAIVTIIAVKETKGKSLEEVSEEEVIVQEEKASA